From one Pedobacter faecalis genomic stretch:
- a CDS encoding O-acetylhomoserine aminocarboxypropyltransferase/cysteine synthase family protein yields the protein MSANLKFETLQVHAGQEIDPTTGSRAVPIYQTTSYGFKNSEHGANLFALKEFGNIYTRIMNPTNDVFEKRIAALEGGVAALAVGSGQAAQFIALNNILQAGDNFVASSHLYGGSYNQFKVAFKRLGIDVRFANGDDVTDFEAKIDSDTKAIYVETIGNPAFSIIDFEKLSEIANRHELPLIVDNTFGAAGYLFKPLEHGAHIVVQSATKWIGGHGTSIGGVIVDGGNYNWGNGKFPQFTEPSEGYHGLVFNDVFGIGGPFGNIQFIIRARVEGLRDFGPAISPFNSFLLLQGLETLSLRVQRHVDNALALATWLESHEAVSSVSYPGLPGSKYHTNAKKYLKNGFGAVLSFELKGGKELATRLVDSLKLVSHLANVGDAKTLIIQPSATTHQQLSESEQVAAGVLPNQLRVSVGIEHIDDIKADFEQAFAAIKL from the coding sequence ATGTCAGCAAACCTTAAATTTGAAACACTGCAGGTACATGCAGGACAGGAAATAGATCCTACAACAGGGTCGAGAGCCGTACCTATTTATCAAACGACATCATATGGATTTAAGAATTCAGAACACGGCGCGAACCTGTTTGCGCTAAAGGAATTCGGAAATATTTATACACGCATCATGAACCCCACCAATGATGTGTTTGAAAAGCGGATTGCAGCACTTGAGGGTGGCGTAGCGGCCCTGGCAGTAGGTTCGGGACAAGCAGCGCAGTTCATAGCTTTAAACAATATCTTGCAGGCGGGCGACAATTTTGTCGCTTCATCACACTTATACGGTGGTTCATACAATCAGTTTAAGGTAGCCTTCAAGCGTCTGGGCATTGATGTGAGATTTGCTAACGGCGATGACGTTACAGATTTTGAAGCAAAGATCGACAGCGATACCAAAGCCATTTACGTGGAGACCATAGGCAATCCTGCGTTCAGTATCATAGATTTTGAAAAATTGTCTGAGATTGCCAACCGCCATGAACTGCCACTGATCGTGGACAATACATTCGGAGCAGCGGGCTATCTGTTCAAGCCTTTGGAGCATGGCGCACATATCGTGGTTCAATCGGCGACAAAATGGATTGGCGGGCATGGTACCAGCATCGGTGGCGTCATTGTAGACGGAGGAAATTACAACTGGGGCAATGGAAAGTTTCCGCAGTTTACAGAGCCTTCCGAGGGTTATCACGGATTGGTATTTAATGATGTCTTTGGCATCGGGGGTCCTTTCGGAAATATACAGTTTATCATTCGTGCAAGAGTGGAGGGATTAAGGGACTTTGGTCCGGCCATATCGCCGTTCAACTCGTTTTTACTGCTTCAGGGCTTAGAAACATTGTCGCTTCGTGTTCAGCGACATGTGGATAACGCGTTAGCCCTGGCAACCTGGCTGGAAAGCCATGAGGCTGTAAGCTCAGTGAGTTATCCTGGATTGCCGGGCAGTAAATATCATACTAACGCAAAAAAATACCTTAAAAATGGCTTCGGCGCGGTTCTTTCCTTCGAATTGAAAGGAGGCAAGGAATTGGCAACCCGGCTGGTGGACAGCCTGAAGCTGGTAAGCCACCTGGCCAATGTGGGCGACGCGAAAACACTCATCATCCAGCCTTCTGCTACTACCCATCAGCAGCTTAGCGAATCGGAACAGGTGGCAGCAGGCGTTTTGCCTAACCAACTTCGCGTGTCTGTAGGTATTGAGCACATTGACGATATAAAGGCGGATTTTGAACAGGCGTTTGCGGCAATAAAACTTTAA
- a CDS encoding trans-sulfuration enzyme family protein, whose product MKPETIAIHGGNFYKPSTGDVTSPINLSTTFFRNEDGGYSGGHMYSRISNPNRTALEKALSALEGGADACAFSSGNTAGMAVFQALPAGSHVIAPDDMYWGFKKQLLTMFNETLEFDFADMTSSEAIESCIKPNTALIWIETPSNPLLKITDITATAKIAKRFGLILVCDSTFASPCLQHTLALGADIVMHSSTKYIGGHSDVLGGALITATQNEFWDKIRNIQQVGGAVPSPFDCYLLLRSIKTLPYRMRGHCDNGLALAKFLEQHPAIDEVFYPGLANHPQHEIARSQMKAFGGMLSVLLKGGAQKAKAVVNKVELFAQATSLGGVESLIEHRASIEGPDTKTPQNLIRISAGLEHIDDLIRDLTQALG is encoded by the coding sequence ATGAAGCCAGAAACTATTGCCATTCATGGGGGTAATTTTTACAAGCCCAGCACCGGAGATGTGACATCACCAATCAATTTGTCGACCACCTTTTTCCGTAACGAGGACGGTGGCTATTCGGGTGGACATATGTATAGCAGAATAAGCAATCCGAACCGGACTGCGCTGGAAAAAGCGTTGTCGGCACTCGAAGGCGGGGCTGATGCCTGTGCTTTTTCCTCCGGAAATACGGCTGGTATGGCCGTTTTTCAGGCCTTGCCTGCGGGCAGCCACGTTATTGCGCCCGACGATATGTACTGGGGGTTCAAGAAACAGCTGCTGACCATGTTTAACGAAACACTGGAATTTGACTTCGCGGATATGACCTCGTCTGAGGCGATCGAATCCTGCATAAAACCGAATACAGCTCTAATATGGATAGAGACCCCATCAAATCCGCTGTTAAAGATCACCGATATCACTGCTACGGCGAAAATTGCAAAGCGGTTTGGTCTGATACTGGTTTGCGACAGCACATTCGCTTCACCCTGCCTGCAACATACGCTGGCGCTTGGGGCTGATATCGTGATGCATTCCTCTACCAAATACATCGGCGGCCATAGCGATGTACTAGGCGGTGCGCTGATTACGGCTACTCAGAATGAGTTTTGGGACAAAATCAGAAATATTCAGCAGGTTGGCGGCGCAGTGCCCTCGCCTTTCGACTGCTACCTGCTTTTGCGCAGTATTAAGACTTTGCCGTACAGAATGCGCGGACACTGCGATAATGGCCTTGCCCTCGCAAAATTCCTGGAACAACATCCGGCGATTGATGAGGTGTTTTATCCTGGCCTTGCCAACCATCCTCAGCATGAGATCGCAAGATCGCAGATGAAGGCCTTTGGAGGGATGCTTTCTGTACTGCTTAAGGGTGGCGCACAAAAAGCTAAAGCGGTGGTAAACAAGGTGGAATTGTTTGCCCAGGCGACAAGTCTTGGTGGTGTAGAAAGCCTGATTGAACATCGGGCGTCCATTGAAGGACCAGATACCAAAACACCGCAAAATTTAATTCGGATATCTGCGGGACTTGAACATATTGACGATCTGATTCGAGACCTGACACAGGCTTTAGGCTAA
- a CDS encoding lipocalin family protein — MKRIVLLAAIICSSMMVLQSCSPKGTNTTVKRGNITGSWVLNDITFEGVPQSAVKSLFDEGPHTCFIGSTWRLTNSGNGTYTLPGGSNCAAKTQNIYWSASPADQTFQFKKLNEGEKARDISSGYRTVLASADGNTMVIKSPVEYGSGAAYIVLNFSKAAN, encoded by the coding sequence ATGAAAAGAATAGTGTTACTAGCTGCCATCATATGCAGTTCAATGATGGTATTGCAAAGCTGCTCTCCCAAAGGAACAAATACAACAGTAAAAAGAGGTAACATCACCGGAAGCTGGGTGCTTAACGACATCACGTTTGAAGGTGTCCCTCAATCTGCTGTAAAATCACTTTTTGATGAAGGGCCTCATACCTGCTTTATTGGCAGCACATGGCGGCTAACCAATAGTGGCAACGGGACCTATACGCTTCCGGGAGGCAGTAATTGCGCAGCCAAGACACAAAATATTTACTGGTCTGCCAGTCCTGCCGATCAAACGTTTCAGTTTAAGAAGCTGAATGAAGGAGAGAAGGCGAGAGATATCAGTTCCGGATACCGGACAGTGCTGGCTTCGGCCGACGGCAATACCATGGTGATCAAGTCGCCCGTTGAATATGGTAGCGGTGCCGCATACATCGTCCTTAACTTCAGCAAAGCCGCAAATTAA
- a CDS encoding homoserine O-acetyltransferase family protein yields MTNTATHRYKETFKLENGKEINDLTIAYQTYGQLNAEKDNVIWVCHALTANSDVLDWWKGLFGQNDLFNPEEHFIVCANVLGSHYGTTSPLSINPATGQPYYLSFPEFTIRDIVAAHRILTDHLGIGKIKVLMGGSLGGQQSLEWAITENDRIENLVLIATNAIHSPWGIAFNESQRLAITADRTFYAQQPEGGLKGLKAARSIALLSYRTYDAYTATQLESVNDKTDNFRASSYQNYQGEKLCKRFNAYSYWYLTKAMDSHNVGRGRRSVNDALLEVKANTLVIGIENDILFPLSEQEFLAKSIPDAEFQPLKSAYGHDGFLIETNVLTKMIGTFLKEHADKKIIKLHKTA; encoded by the coding sequence ATGACAAATACGGCGACGCATCGTTATAAAGAGACCTTCAAACTGGAGAATGGCAAAGAGATTAACGACCTTACGATTGCTTATCAGACTTATGGCCAGTTGAATGCGGAGAAAGACAATGTGATCTGGGTTTGCCACGCGTTAACCGCAAATTCAGATGTCCTGGACTGGTGGAAGGGTTTGTTTGGTCAAAATGACTTATTTAATCCGGAAGAGCATTTCATTGTATGTGCCAATGTGCTGGGCTCCCATTATGGGACCACCTCCCCATTAAGTATCAATCCGGCTACCGGTCAGCCTTACTACCTTTCGTTCCCGGAGTTTACGATCAGGGATATTGTGGCTGCACACCGCATCCTTACTGATCATCTGGGCATTGGAAAAATTAAGGTACTGATGGGTGGATCTTTAGGAGGTCAGCAATCTCTGGAATGGGCAATCACAGAAAACGACCGGATTGAAAATCTGGTATTAATTGCCACCAATGCTATACACTCGCCCTGGGGTATTGCCTTCAATGAAAGCCAGCGCCTTGCTATTACGGCCGACCGGACGTTCTACGCTCAGCAACCGGAAGGTGGTTTGAAAGGCTTAAAGGCTGCGCGAAGTATCGCGCTGCTCTCCTATCGCACTTACGATGCGTATACGGCTACTCAACTCGAAAGCGTAAACGACAAAACGGACAATTTTAGGGCCTCCTCTTACCAGAACTATCAGGGTGAAAAGCTGTGCAAACGCTTCAATGCCTATAGCTACTGGTACCTTACCAAGGCGATGGATAGTCACAACGTAGGACGCGGGAGGCGCAGCGTAAACGATGCACTTCTGGAAGTGAAGGCAAATACTTTAGTGATCGGCATTGAAAACGATATCTTGTTCCCGCTTTCAGAACAAGAGTTTTTGGCTAAATCTATTCCTGATGCTGAATTTCAGCCCCTGAAATCTGCGTATGGCCATGATGGCTTCCTGATTGAGACGAACGTGCTCACAAAAATGATAGGCACATTTTTAAAAGAGCATGCAGATAAAAAGATAATTAAATTACATAAAACAGCTTAA